A stretch of DNA from Rhizobium sp. EC-SD404:
CGCTTTGCCTCGCTCTATCGTCCCTCCCATCTGATCGGGCTCGAACTTCCCGTCAGCGTCGCATCGGCCGCGCTGCGCAACGAGCCGACCGGCGAACCGGTCAGCTTCTCGGCGGATGTCGCCGCCGTCTCCAAACGTGCCATGAAGGCTGGCGAAATGCTCGACGGGGAGGGTGGTTATACCGTCTGGGGCAAGCTCATGCCGGCCGAGCGCTCCCTGGCGGCCGAAGCCTTGCCGATCGGCCTCGCCCACGGCGTGAAGCTCACGCGCGACGTGGAGGCCGGTGCGATCGTCACATGGGGCGACGTCGCGATCGAGGACAGCCAGGCAGTGCGCATTCGCCGCGAGATGGAAGCGGGCTTCAGCCGATCCTAGAATCGGCGATTGTCCCGTCGCGGAACGCTTCGCAGGCTAGCCGCTTTCCTATGGTCAGGTCGATTCGGTGCAATGTCGCCGCATCGTATGGGATGGCCGACTTCAGGAGAGCCCGATGAGAGCACGCATCATTGCCGCCGCCGCGATTCTTTCCGCTGGCACAGTCCATGCCCAGGAGCGCAACGTCGATGCGCTGCTACAAAGCTTCCTGGATTCGCGGGAAGAGACGGTCGAAGCCTGTTTCGGCGACATACCCGAGATGGATGCGGGGCTTCGCGACGCTGATTTCCGATCCGCCAAGCAGGACGGGCCGGTCGAGCCGCGTCGGTTGGTCGTGGCGTTCGACGCCTCCGGGTCGATGGCAGGCGCGCTGGGCAGCAGAACGAAGATGGAAGCCGCGCGCGAGGCGGTGGATGCCCTGCTGGAAGAAATGCCGGAAGACGTCACGCTCGGCCTCGTCGCTTTTGGGCATCGCGGGACCAACGACGATTCGGGAAGGGCGGAGAGCTGCGCGGGCGTCGAAGCCTTGGTCGACGTGGCCAGTGGCTCGATCGATCAGCTGAGCGACGAGCTCGCCGCGCTTGAACCAGCCGGATGGACCCCGCTTGCCGCAGGCCTCGAAGAGGCCGGGCGCCAGCTGACGGAAACGCAGACGCCGGGCGAGCAGGTGATCTATGTCGTCTCCGACGGCGAGGAAACCTGCGGCGGCGACCCGGTGGCGGCCGCTCGCGCACTGCACGAAGGGGACATCCGCGCCGTCGTCAACATTCTCGGCCTCGACCTTCCAGCGACGGACAGGGAGCAGCTGGAGGCGGTTGCCGATGCTGGCGGCGGGTTGTTCACCTCCATCGAAAGCGAGAGCGAACTGGCCCGCAGCATCGAGGAGATGCGCCGGCAAAACAGCAATTCCCTAGAGGTGCTTCGCAGCCGTAACCAGTCGGCCGGCACCCAACTTCGCAACAGCAACGTCACGTTCTCCGCGCTTCTGCAGCTCGATAATTGCGTTGCCGGTCGTGCGCTGCGCGAAAGCAATGGCCTATACAGCTGGATGCGGGACAACGAGACGCCGCCTGAAGTTCAGCAGATCCTGGTCGATACCCTGAACGAAGGGCACGATGCCTATCTGGCCCGCGCCGCGGCGATCCGCGAGGAAGCCGAATCGGCCCGCGACGACGCCAACAGCGACATCGAGCAACGCTTGGAAGAAACCGAAGAAGACTTTGAAGGAACCAAGTTAGGGAATGGTGGGCGATGACAGGCTCGAACTGCCGACATCCTCGGTGTAAACGAGGCGCTCTACCAACTGAGCTAATCGCCCCCGGCCGGTAGCGGTGACCGGCGGTACGGGCGTCCATCTAGGCGTTTTGATTGGGCAGTGCAAGAGAAAAACGCGGCCGTTGTGAAGACGAGTTGGGGGAGACCGGCCGCGAAAAAACTGGCGTCGCGCAATTGTCGTATTTCGCCGATCTCGCGCTTGACAGCCCTGAAGCAAGGTCCTATTCAGCCGCCACGAACGAAGCGCCGGCCACGCAAACACGGTCACTGCTTCGCTTCATGGATGCGGGTGTAGCTCAGTTGGTTAGAGTGCCGGCCTGTCACGCCGGAGGTCGCGGGTTCGAGCCCCGTCACTCGCGCCACTTTCCTCTGAAAATTCAGATTGTTGGAAAGTGGCGCTCACGCCTCGTGTGAGCACGCATCGATTTCTCCCTCTGCGTCATCGCTCGTCTACACGGGTCACGCCGTTCCACAGGTTCAGCAAAGCCTCCCGCATATCAATGACATTACAGCGCCCCGCGGCACGCCGTTCGTCTGTCATGAAGACGACATCGCGGGTTGGAATTGGCCGCGTTCGCCCTTGCTTCGCGGGTCCCCGTGCGATAGTCAGACACCGCATTGCAACATGACCTGCTTCCGGACGATTGGGCATCTCGGGCCGTCTCGCGCGACCTTCAGGTGGCCTCGGAAGCAAGAGGCAGCCATCATGAACGAACTTCTCGGTTCCTACGTCCCCATCGCCATCTTCCTGGGGCTTTCGCTTTTTATCGGATGCGCGCTTCTGCTAGCGCCTTTCCTCGTTGCCTATCGGGCGCCGGACCAGGAGAAGCTGTCGGCTTACGAATGCGGCTTCAACGCGTTCGACGATGCCCGCATGAAGTTCGACATTCGATTCTACCTCGTGGCGATTCTCTTCATCATCTTCGATCTTGAAGTAGCCTTCCTGTTCCCGTGGGCTGTGTCCTTCGGTGAAATTGGCTGGATCGGCTTCTGGTCGATGATGAGCTTCCTTGTCGTGCTGACCATCGGCTTTATCTATGAATGGAAGAAGGGAGCGCTCGAATGGCAGTAGCCTACCCGCAGCGTCCGGCGGCACAGGGCGGCGCGACCATGGTAGCCCCGGCTTCGTCGGGCATCATCGATCCGAATACCGGCAAGCCGATCGGTCACGACGATGCTTTTTTCGGCGAGATCAACAACGAGCTTGCCGATCGCGGATTTCTGGTCACCTCGACCGACGAGCTGATCAAGTGGGCGCGTACCGGCTCTCTCATGTGGATGACGTTCGGGCTTGCCTGCTGCGCCGTCGAGATGATGCAGATGTCGATGCCGCGCTATGACGCGGAGCGGTTCGGATTTGCGCCGCGCGCGAGCCCGCGCCAGTCCGACGTCATGATCGTGGCAGGGACGCTGACCAACAAGATGGCGCCTGCGCTGCGCAAGGTCTACGACCAGATGCCGGAGCCGCGCTACGTGATCTCCATGGGCTCCTGTGCCAATGGCGGCGGCTACTACCACTATTCCTATTCGGTGGTGCGCGGCTGTGATCGCGTCGTGCCAGTCGACATCTACGTCCCGGGTTGCCCGCCGACCGCCGAAGCCCTGCTTTACGGCGTCATGCTGCTGCAGAAGAAAATCCGGCGCACGGGAACCATCGAGCGCTGACACGTGCCGCGGCGTCCGGCGCTGGGCTGGACGGCCGCTTCCCTTTGTGGAGAAAACGGTTGGATATTGCTGTTACGAGCGCCGGGCTGAAAGAGCTTGCGGCCTATATTCGTGAAGAGCATGGCGCTCTCGTCACCGATGCGAAAATCTCGTTCGGAGAGCTGACGCTGCACGTGCAGCCTTCCGGCCTGATCGAGCTGGCGACGTTTCTGCGCGACGATCCGCAATGCCAGTTCGTCAATTTCATCGACATCTGCGGCGTCGATTGGCCCGGCCGGGCCGAGCGCTTCGACGTGGTCTACCATTTCCTGTCACCGCGCCAGAACCTTCGCATTCGTCTGAAGCTCATGACGGGCGAGGATGTGCCGGTGCCGTCGCTCTGCGGCGTCTTCCCCGGCGCCGACTGGTTCGAGCGTGAGGCTTACGATCTCTACGGCATCCTGTTCACCGGCCACCCGGATCTGCGCCGGATCCTCACCGACTACGGCTTCGAAGGCCATCCGCTGCGCAAGGACTTCCCGCTGACGGGCTTCGTAGAAGTGCGCTACGACGACGAGGTCAAGCGCGTCGTCTACGATCCGGTGGAACTGCGCCAGGAATATCGCGACTTCGACTTCCTCTCGCCTTGGGAAGGCACCGACTACGTGCTGCCCGGCGACGAAAAGAAGAGCCAGTAGGCCATGAACGAACACAACGTCCGCAATTTCAACATCAATTTCGGTCCGCAGCACCCGGCCGCCCACGGCGTTTTGCGTCTCGTGCTGGAGCTCGACGGCGAGATCGTCGAGCGCGTCGA
This window harbors:
- a CDS encoding NADH-quinone oxidoreductase subunit B, which gives rise to MVAPASSGIIDPNTGKPIGHDDAFFGEINNELADRGFLVTSTDELIKWARTGSLMWMTFGLACCAVEMMQMSMPRYDAERFGFAPRASPRQSDVMIVAGTLTNKMAPALRKVYDQMPEPRYVISMGSCANGGGYYHYSYSVVRGCDRVVPVDIYVPGCPPTAEALLYGVMLLQKKIRRTGTIER
- a CDS encoding NADH-quinone oxidoreductase subunit C encodes the protein MAVTSAGLKELAAYIREEHGALVTDAKISFGELTLHVQPSGLIELATFLRDDPQCQFVNFIDICGVDWPGRAERFDVVYHFLSPRQNLRIRLKLMTGEDVPVPSLCGVFPGADWFEREAYDLYGILFTGHPDLRRILTDYGFEGHPLRKDFPLTGFVEVRYDDEVKRVVYDPVELRQEYRDFDFLSPWEGTDYVLPGDEKKSQ
- a CDS encoding NADH-quinone oxidoreductase subunit A; translated protein: MNELLGSYVPIAIFLGLSLFIGCALLLAPFLVAYRAPDQEKLSAYECGFNAFDDARMKFDIRFYLVAILFIIFDLEVAFLFPWAVSFGEIGWIGFWSMMSFLVVLTIGFIYEWKKGALEWQ
- a CDS encoding VWA domain-containing protein; translated protein: MRARIIAAAAILSAGTVHAQERNVDALLQSFLDSREETVEACFGDIPEMDAGLRDADFRSAKQDGPVEPRRLVVAFDASGSMAGALGSRTKMEAAREAVDALLEEMPEDVTLGLVAFGHRGTNDDSGRAESCAGVEALVDVASGSIDQLSDELAALEPAGWTPLAAGLEEAGRQLTETQTPGEQVIYVVSDGEETCGGDPVAAARALHEGDIRAVVNILGLDLPATDREQLEAVADAGGGLFTSIESESELARSIEEMRRQNSNSLEVLRSRNQSAGTQLRNSNVTFSALLQLDNCVAGRALRESNGLYSWMRDNETPPEVQQILVDTLNEGHDAYLARAAAIREEAESARDDANSDIEQRLEETEEDFEGTKLGNGGR